Below is a genomic region from Acidobacteriota bacterium.
TCCGAGGCGAGTCGGTACCGGCCGGTCCGTCCCGGGAATCCGACCACCATGACGAAGTCTCCGGCCTCGACGCCGTCGACTCCGACCTCCAGCCAGTGGGCCGGCCGGTAGGGAACGTTGTCGGGCGAAAAATCAGCTGGCATGCCGTCGGGCCCGACGTATGCCCGATAAAATGAAAAGTCGCCTGTATGCCGCGGCCACATCCAGTTGTCGATGTCTCCGCCGTACTTACCGACTGATGACGGTGGGGCGTAGACCAGCCGGACGTCTCTGATCTCGAGCTGGTCATAGAGGCGGAAAGTGACGCCGCCGAAGAACGAGGAGACCCTGCAACGGTGGCCGGCGGTCTTTTCGCACTCGGCGATAATCTGTTTCTCGACCTTTTCTACGGCGTCGAAGCGGGCCGGCCCATCGGCACCCTCCGGAATCGCGGATCGCACGCGGTCCGTGACGTCTGTCACCGAGAGCGTGACGTAGACCCTGGATCCCGGCGCCCCGGCGAGTTCGGCCTCGTGGTCGGATGCCAGGAACCCGTCCTGGAGCAGGTTCATATCCTCCGTCGAGTTGTACTGAATCGTGCCGTAGGCGCAGTGGTGATTCGTGACGATCAGGCCCTCGGGCGAGACGAATGAGGCCGAACATCCTCCAAGTGAAACGATGGCGCCCATCGGGTCGCCGGTGAGATCGGCGAAATTCTCGGGCGGCGTCTCGAGACCCGCGGCGCGAAGGTGGTCGGCGATGTTCGGCAACTGGCTGGGCAGCCACATGCCCTCATCGGCGAAACCCGCGGTCGTAGAAATTGTCAACATGAGGATAAAAACGAAGATACGCATCTGTGAATCCCCCATTCACGTGAGACTGCATCGGGTTGCAGCCGGCGCCATCCTAGCAGACCATTGGCGATCGGGAATCGACGTCGACTGCCGCACGTAGAATGATCAGCGAAGAAAAGGGGTCAGGATGGATTCGATCGAACGCTATCTCGAAGTCTTTGAGGGTCTCAGGCGGCGAAAACGGTGGACCACGGGGACCGATGTGCTGCGCTTTGCGGCCCTTACGCTGGCGGCTACAGACATGGCAGATCCCGGATCCGACCTGGAAGCCACCGCCAAGGCGATGGCCGACGAAGCGGGAGGTTTCTCGCCGCTCGGTTCGGCGATTCGCCACGCTGTCGCTGCCATCCTGATCCGAAGAAAACTCGACCCGGTGACGACTGTCCAGCGAACCAGGGAGACTCTGGACGCCTTCAAAGCGTTCAAGCTCAGCCGCAACGGGGCCCGTCCACTTCTGGCAGCACTGATCCTGGTCCTCGATGCCGATGACAGTGTCCCTTCGAGTGACACCATCGCTCGGCTCAAGGCGATTATCGACCGATGGGACGAGGATCACTGGTTTCTGACCGGAGTCGATGACTACCCGATGGCGGCCATGCACGCGACGCGAGATGTCAGCGTCGAGCAAATCGGAATGGAAGCCG
It encodes:
- a CDS encoding S46 family peptidase, with the translated sequence MRIFVFILMLTISTTAGFADEGMWLPSQLPNIADHLRAAGLETPPENFADLTGDPMGAIVSLGGCSASFVSPEGLIVTNHHCAYGTIQYNSTEDMNLLQDGFLASDHEAELAGAPGSRVYVTLSVTDVTDRVRSAIPEGADGPARFDAVEKVEKQIIAECEKTAGHRCRVSSFFGGVTFRLYDQLEIRDVRLVYAPPSSVGKYGGDIDNWMWPRHTGDFSFYRAYVGPDGMPADFSPDNVPYRPAHWLEVGVDGVEAGDFVMVVGFPGRTGRYRLASEVEEVIQWTYPQRIARRQESLDIIERETEGRPEAALAYAATSSYLNNSLKNAQGMKAGFEKSHSIPRKRALEADLAAWIAADPDRRNEWGGTITELEEILDAQRAHRARDQELSSLKYNQLISASTIAYRLSREREKPDAERKPGYQERDLRRIRARIARSARSFDPQVDMALLQANLEHYAALPAEDRVAAIDQWFDLEGDADPNEAIAYNLHGMYSATDLVDVKARLALLEADRAELEASEDPFVQFAVAMYDSNMALEAEKEAL
- a CDS encoding DUF4003 domain-containing protein, whose amino-acid sequence is MDSIERYLEVFEGLRRRKRWTTGTDVLRFAALTLAATDMADPGSDLEATAKAMADEAGGFSPLGSAIRHAVAAILIRRKLDPVTTVQRTRETLDAFKAFKLSRNGARPLLAALILVLDADDSVPSSDTIARLKAIIDRWDEDHWFLTGVDDYPMAAMHATRDVSVEQIGMEAEHIYQLLRAANYSAGEQLQLASQLLMFSDQGPREAAHRFDRMARALKDSKQRVWQSHYDEVALLVLGGGHVDEVVPRVIEYRDRLREEKPRPTSDIAFSIAAGVVLAEEVERMKDLEDAATAANLRAVQAIIEAQQAAMIACMAACTVTTAASSS